TTTTCAGAAAACAGCCCATAAACAGAAATTCCCGGTAGTTGGCACTACCGGGAATTTCTGTTTATGGGCTTGGTGATTCAGGGGGAACCGTAGAGACAAGACACTGCCTTGTCTCTACCACGCATTTCTTTTCTGTTTTGGAGCTGTTTTCCGGAAAACAGCTCCAAAACAGAAAACCCCTTCTGGCAGTTACATTGTTTGCTAACAAGTGTTGGCGCACGCCCAGATTCTTGTTAAGTTTGGGAGAAGACATTTTCCCGAAAGGGCGTTAACCTTACAACTATGGCTACAGACAATTCCGTTGCTCCAGATTATTTCAATATAGATGATCTGCTTACTGAAGAGCACAAGCTCATCAGGCAGTCTATGCGGGAATTCGTGAAACGCGAGATCTCGCCTAACATAGAAAAATGGGCCCAGGACGCGCATTTCCCCAGTGAGATTGTGCCTAAGTTTGGCGAAGTAGGCGCGTTTGGTCCAACCATCCCCACGGAGTACGGCGGCGGTGGCCTGGATTACATCAGCTACGGCATTATCATGCAGGAGATTGAGCGCGGCGACAGCGGTATGCGGTCTACGGCTTCAGTGCAGGGTTCTTTGGTGATGTACCCCATCTATGCTTACGGCTCTGAGGAGCAGCGCAAGAAATACCTGCCCAAACTCGCCAGCGGTGAATGGCTGGGCTGCTTTGGACTGACCGAGCCTGACTTCGGGTCTAACCCGGGCGGCATGGTGACCAACATAAAAGACATGGGCGACCATTACCTGCTCAACGGCTCTAAGCTCTGGATCTCTAATTCCCCTGAGTGCCAGGTGGCGGTAGTTTGGGCCAAAAACGAGCAGGGTCGCATTAAAGGCCTGATTGTAGAGCGCGGCATGGAAGGCTTCACTACCCCAGAGATCCACAATAAATGGAGCTTGCGCGCTTCCTGCACCGGCGAGTTGGTGTTTGACAATGTGAAAGTGCCCAAAGAAAACCTGCTGCCAAACGTGGATGGCCTGAAAGGCCCGTTGGGTTGCCTGGACTCAGCCCGGTACGGCATTGCCTGGGGCGCCATTGGGGCCGCTATTGACTGCTACCAGTCGGCCCTCAACTATGCCAAGCAGCGCATTCAGTTTGACAAGCCCATTGCCGGTTTCCAGCTTATTCAGAAGAAACTGGCCGAGATGGTCACCGAAATCACCAAAGCCCAGTTGATGGTTTGGCAGTTAGGGGTTTTGAAGAACGAAGGAAAGGCCACCACCCAGCAGATTTCCATGGCCAAGCGCAACAGCGTGGACATGGCCCTGCACATCGCCCGTGAGGCGCGGCAGATCCATGGCGGCATGGGCATTACCGGCGAGTACCCTATCATGCGCCACATGATGAACCTGGAAAGCGTAATCACCTATGAGGGCACCCATGACATTCACCTGCTCATTACCGGCGCAGACATTACCGGTATACAGGCGTTTAAATAGTTGTTAGTGATTAGTTGTTCGTTGATAGAACGAAAGAATAGGGGAGAGGCAGTTGCGGGAACGTGGCTGCCTTTTCTTATGGGCTCTGCTTTGAGCAACAAAAAAGGCACCCGTTTCGCCAGATGCCTTGAGTGAATGTCCGCTAGAAAGTAGATTAGTAGGTGTTGGCGTTTTGGGCCTGTTTTTCAGAAAACAGCCTTAAAACGCCTTTTCCTGTAAAGGGTTAAGAAGCAATGGGCTTGAGTTGCAGGTGGAAGGTAATGTTCAGGTTTTCTTTGGTCTGCACCATCCCCTTGAATTTGGTGGGCGGCACCAGGTTGAAATCAGAGAACTTTACCTCGCGCTCGCCAATCAGGTGAATGTTCTTGTTGGCGTCTACAGATATTTTGTAGGTAACCTCCACCCGTTTGCGTACCCCGGCCAAGTCTATGTCTACCCAGCCGGTAATGTGCTCTGGCTTGCGGCTAAGCTCCGGAAACTTGTTCAAAGACAGAAAATTAATGCAAAGCTGCGGATACTGTTTGGCTTTCAGGGTTTTCTGGAGGTCGCGGGTCATGACTGGGTTATGGCAGTCAAAGTTCTCAATGTCCAGGTTCAGGCTTCCCCACAGCTTCACCATTTTGCTGTTCTCCATGACAGAGAGGGTGTCTACCTGGTCATATCCGTTGATCTCGCAGACAAATTTATTGACGTTGGTACTACCGTTCACACGCAGATTGCTGCTGGCGCTAATGACCCATTTTGCACTGTTGTACCCTTTGCTTGTGGGGGCCCAGGCTGCCAGCGTGGTAAGGACCAAAGGAAGCAGACACCATACAAATAAGTTTCTACTACGCATAGCCATTTGATTTTCTGTTTTAGTAAAAAGCTGGGCGGAAGTACCACCCCCACCCAGCTTTTGGTAAGATTACATTATCACTTTTAGAAGCCTACTACCGCCTGGATCACATAGCCTTTGAACTCACCGTTGTGACGAAGGTCAGCGGTTGGGAACTTGTTGTATTCCTGGATCACATATTCACCTTTCAGTAAGATGTTTCTGGTCAGGAACCAGCCGGCACCCAGGGCTTTGCGGTCAATGCTAATGTCTTCAGTGTAAGTGATAGGCGCAGCACCGGTCACGTTGGCTGGTCTGGCTTTCACTTTGTTGTAACGGGCTCCTACGAAGACGTTCTCAGAAGGACCGAATCTGTAGATCAGGTCAGCAGCGTATTGGCTGGCTTTTCTTTCACTGGTTTCAGATTTAGTTCTACCATTGGCTCTTTCATAGGTACCAAAGAACTCCAGGCCACTGGCTTTTACAAATCCGTTGAACTGTAAGGCATCTACTTTTTTGCTGAAACCTGGGTTAAATCTACCAGAAGAGAACTGGGCACTGGCGGTGCTTCCTACTCTTTCCAATGCCATGAAGTAGTTAGAACCGGTACGGTCACCGGCGTAAAGGGTCTGGCCGCCGGAGCTGTTGTTCATGTAGTAAGAACCAGTTAAGCGTACGCGCACATTATCCATTACGTCTTTGTCTACACCGGCTTTGAAATAAACGGCCGGAGACTTACGGGTGTTGTCATCTTGCGGAGTTGGTGTCAGTTCATCAATGTTCCCTTTGATCATACCGTTGGTAGCACCCACTAAGCCTAAGAATCCGTTCTTTCTAACCAGCACCTCACCGCCAATCTCAGTGGTAAAGGCATCCATGATGTAGTTTTCTGCAAACGGGTTGTAGATAGTGTTACCCCCGTCTGAGCGCCGGAAGTGCTGGTCTCCGTAGTTGATCTCCATGTGGCCCACTCTAATGGTAGTCACAGACATGATATCATCCCAAATCTGGCCTTTGAAAGGCAGTTTATCAAACTGGATGTATCCGCCTTTTACCCAGGTCTCATTGTGGTGACGGCTAGACAGGTAGCTGGTTAAGTTCAGTCTGATACCGTCTGCCAGTTGCACGTCCATGAACAGGTTGGCGTTGGCGGTGTTAAAGCCAGGCGTCATTTTGTACAGGTTGTTAGAGGCATTGTTTGGGGTGTTGCTGTGCTTCAACCCCTGGAAAGACTGGGTAAAGCCCGCTCCAAACATTAATCTAAGGCCATCAAACGCTATAGTGTCTTCTTTAGGATCTTCAAAGACATTGATGCCTCTTTTGTCATAAGGCCGAAGGTTAGAAACCGGGCCAAACACTTGGGCATTGGCGGTCTCAGAGAACAAGCATCCTGCCAGTAAGAGAGAGCCAATAACGGTGGTAAATTTTGTTTTCATAATCGTGGTTTTTAAGAAAGGTTTTTAATAAGAGTCAGACTATTTATTTTTTATAGTTGAGGGCGTATTTGATGGTAAGGTCATTGCCTACCTTCATAGCACCGGCCATAAAGCTGGGAGGTGTCAATTTGTAATCGGTTTGTTTTATTTTCTCAGTGCCGGTAATGCTTAAGGTGTTGTCTGGGTTTACCACCACGTTCACATCCATGGCAATGGGTTGCTTGGCACCGGCAATGGTCAGGTCTCCAATGGCTTTCACCAGGAACTTGTTTTTACTTACCGGAGTCACTTGGGTAGAGCGCAGGTTATAGACAATTTTTGGGTACTCCTCTGCTTTGATCGCTTTGTACATGCGGCTGTCCATAGAAGAAGATTCGCTCTTAATGGTTTTGACCGCTACCGTAAACGTGAAGTTGCTGATAGATTGCAGGGCGTTGTTGCTGTCAAACTTGAACTCGCCTTTGCTGTCCATGGTGGTAGAGGCCATTTCCCAGTCGTGCACATTAGAAGTACCTAGTACTTTAATGGAACCCTGTTTGCCAGGTACCAGTCCGTAAGCGGTTTGGGCTTGGGAGAACTGAGGAAGCGCAAAAAACAGGATAGCCACTAAAAAGGCCGGGATGACGTTTAAGCGGGAAATGAAATTCTGAGTTTTCATGACTGTATGTTTTTTTATTTTGACTGCTTTTATTTGATACAAATGTAGACCACAACTGAAGGGCGTAACATGACCGTAGTTAGGGGGACAGGTGATGTTTATCAGTTATTGAAGTAAAAGGGCAAACAGCTACCAAATTGGCAAATGGCAGTGGTTCTTTATATGGCAGATTGTAAGGTGGTTATAGAATAGTGGCCCTTGCAGGGGACTCAACTACAGAAACAAGCCAAAAAATAAAGAGGGTACGGGTTAATATAAAAGATAGCAAGTATCCTTTGTAGAAGAGTAGAGAGAGAAAGGAAGGTTTTGTTGCTCCTTAAGGAAAGGCCTGTAGAAGGGCCGGAGGCAATCAAAGAAAGGTAATAGGAGGAAAGGGAAGACGTTGCCAGGAACGCTTCTAAGGCATATAGAAGAAAGGAAAGAAAAAGGGCTTATTTATAATTAAGATTCAGGATAATCTCCAAGCCAGCATGCAAAGGCCCGCAAATATCACTTAAATCAATCTTTTCGCTTTTTTTGGCTAATTGAAAGGCCTGCTTTTTCTGGTCAATCTCAGACATTCCTCTATTAAGGTACTGCAGCGCCTGGCGGGTGGCAAGCTGTACGTGCGCTGAGTTGTTGCTGAACCGTAACTGATCTACAAGTTGCAGAATCTCCTGGCATTGGGCCTGGAGCTCAGTTAAAGCTTCTTTTTCATCAATCGCTTCGCACTCCAGGTTATCCATCATAACTTTTAAAGAGGCGAATGTTTCTATATTCATGGGTGTGGTGTAAAAAAATGGGCTGGCACTATAAAGGCTAACAAAGGTATTGCCATAATCGGTCCACAATTATTGAATGATTTGAAAACAAAAGTCTCAAGTAACTGGCGAAGAATAATTTTGCTAATGTAGTTAGATTAAAAGGATCTGTTAGTAAAAATAATAGCAAAAAGATAGGCTTTTGCGCCCTGCCCGGGAGCGTTTTTAGCGGTTGATGTGTTATCTTTACAACTGAATCTTTGCTTTACGCCAGGATATTTTACACATGAGAGAAGACTATTTAAGCGGCGAAGCCGATAACCTTTCACCCGCCGAAAAGGAATATGACAAGGCGCTCCGGCCCCTTGACTTCAGCGCCTTTGCGGGCCAGGACAAAGTGGTGGAGAACCTGAAGGTGTTTGTGGGCGCAGCCATCATGCGCGGCGAGGCGCTGGACCATGTGCTGCTGCACGGACCTCCGGGCCTGGGTAAAACCACCCTGTCCCACATCATCGCCAACTCCCTGGGCTCTAATATCAAGATAACGTCTGGCCCTGTGCTGGACAAACCCAGTGACCTGGCCGGCCTGCTCACCAACCTGGAGCGCAATGACGTGCTCTTTATTGATGAGATCCACCGGCTAAACCCCATAGTGGAGGAGTACCTGTACTCGGCCATGGAAGATTACCGCATTGACATCATGCTGGACTCTGGCCCTAACGCCCGGTCGGTGCAGATCTCCTTGAACCCGTTCACGCTCATTGGCGCCACCACCCGGTCTGGTCTGTTGACCTCGCCGTTGCGTGCCCGTTTCGGGATCAACTCCCGGCTGGAATACTATGACTCCAAGCTGTTGACCTCCATTGTGCAGCGTTCCGCCGAGATTCTGGGTTCGCCCATTCATGAGGATGCCGCCTTTGAGATTGCCCGCCGGAGCCGGGGTACGCCACGTATCGCCAACAACCTATTGCGCCGTACCCGTGACTTCGCGCAGATCAAAGGCGACGGAACCATTACGGTAGACATTGCCAAGTTCGCCCTTAATGCCCTGGACGTAGACCACAACGGCCTGGACGAGATGGACAAACGCATTTTACTCAC
This Rufibacter radiotolerans DNA region includes the following protein-coding sequences:
- a CDS encoding acyl-CoA dehydrogenase family protein, yielding MATDNSVAPDYFNIDDLLTEEHKLIRQSMREFVKREISPNIEKWAQDAHFPSEIVPKFGEVGAFGPTIPTEYGGGGLDYISYGIIMQEIERGDSGMRSTASVQGSLVMYPIYAYGSEEQRKKYLPKLASGEWLGCFGLTEPDFGSNPGGMVTNIKDMGDHYLLNGSKLWISNSPECQVAVVWAKNEQGRIKGLIVERGMEGFTTPEIHNKWSLRASCTGELVFDNVKVPKENLLPNVDGLKGPLGCLDSARYGIAWGAIGAAIDCYQSALNYAKQRIQFDKPIAGFQLIQKKLAEMVTEITKAQLMVWQLGVLKNEGKATTQQISMAKRNSVDMALHIAREARQIHGGMGITGEYPIMRHMMNLESVITYEGTHDIHLLITGADITGIQAFK
- a CDS encoding YceI family protein, encoding MRSRNLFVWCLLPLVLTTLAAWAPTSKGYNSAKWVISASSNLRVNGSTNVNKFVCEINGYDQVDTLSVMENSKMVKLWGSLNLDIENFDCHNPVMTRDLQKTLKAKQYPQLCINFLSLNKFPELSRKPEHITGWVDIDLAGVRKRVEVTYKISVDANKNIHLIGEREVKFSDFNLVPPTKFKGMVQTKENLNITFHLQLKPIAS
- a CDS encoding YceI family protein, whose protein sequence is MKTQNFISRLNVIPAFLVAILFFALPQFSQAQTAYGLVPGKQGSIKVLGTSNVHDWEMASTTMDSKGEFKFDSNNALQSISNFTFTVAVKTIKSESSSMDSRMYKAIKAEEYPKIVYNLRSTQVTPVSKNKFLVKAIGDLTIAGAKQPIAMDVNVVVNPDNTLSITGTEKIKQTDYKLTPPSFMAGAMKVGNDLTIKYALNYKK
- the ruvB gene encoding Holliday junction branch migration DNA helicase RuvB gives rise to the protein MREDYLSGEADNLSPAEKEYDKALRPLDFSAFAGQDKVVENLKVFVGAAIMRGEALDHVLLHGPPGLGKTTLSHIIANSLGSNIKITSGPVLDKPSDLAGLLTNLERNDVLFIDEIHRLNPIVEEYLYSAMEDYRIDIMLDSGPNARSVQISLNPFTLIGATTRSGLLTSPLRARFGINSRLEYYDSKLLTSIVQRSAEILGSPIHEDAAFEIARRSRGTPRIANNLLRRTRDFAQIKGDGTITVDIAKFALNALDVDHNGLDEMDKRILLTIIEKFKGGPVGLSTIATACGDEAETIEEVYEPFLIQEGYIKRTSRGREATEAAYRHLGKIPPNHVRSGTLFDQAE